Proteins encoded by one window of Vampirovibrionales bacterium:
- a CDS encoding competence/damage-inducible protein A, producing the protein MKAEILAVGAELLLGETVNTNAAWISRRLAEAGVDAYFHTTVGDNPARIQQALAQALARSDAVIVTGGLGPTQDDLTVSAIAAYFDAPLIVDPVSEARIAEFFIARGLRHSPSNLKQALRPADAGAISNPVGTAPGLRWEVDAPDGRRALLLLFPGVPRELYAMWPEGRDTLLAFARRRGEAPAILTSRSLHFFGIGESLLGEKIADLMTGDAPSVAPYVGQADVRVRLSARAESEAAALALIMPVREEICRRLAPYYYGEEDETIEAVVGRALLDKRWRLAVAESCTGGLISARLTDVAGSSAYTTLNVVTYSNDEKTRLLGVSPEILLACGAVSAETACAMAQGARQLAGADIGMAITGIAGPGGGSPDKPVGLAWIAWCGLGAAPIAREIRVNPTYARADVKRWFSQYALFFLYQYLRGELTPEASRD; encoded by the coding sequence ATGAAAGCCGAGATTCTGGCCGTAGGGGCTGAGTTGCTGCTCGGCGAGACCGTCAACACCAACGCCGCCTGGATTTCCCGGCGACTGGCCGAAGCGGGGGTGGACGCCTATTTTCACACGACAGTGGGCGACAACCCGGCGCGCATTCAGCAGGCGCTCGCCCAGGCGTTGGCGCGCAGCGATGCCGTGATTGTCACCGGCGGTCTGGGGCCGACGCAGGACGATCTGACCGTCAGCGCGATTGCCGCGTATTTTGATGCGCCGCTGATAGTGGATCCCGTCAGCGAGGCGCGCATTGCCGAGTTTTTCATTGCGCGGGGGCTGCGCCATTCGCCTTCCAATCTCAAGCAAGCCTTGCGGCCAGCAGACGCCGGGGCGATTTCCAATCCGGTCGGGACGGCGCCGGGCCTGCGCTGGGAAGTGGACGCCCCGGACGGTCGGCGCGCGCTGTTGTTGTTGTTTCCCGGCGTACCGCGAGAACTGTACGCGATGTGGCCTGAAGGACGCGATACGCTTCTGGCGTTTGCGCGTCGACGCGGAGAAGCGCCCGCCATTCTCACCAGCCGCTCGCTGCATTTTTTCGGCATCGGAGAATCGCTTCTGGGCGAGAAAATCGCCGATTTAATGACAGGCGACGCCCCTTCTGTCGCGCCTTACGTGGGTCAGGCGGACGTGCGCGTACGGTTATCGGCGCGCGCCGAAAGCGAGGCGGCGGCGCTGGCGCTAATTATGCCTGTTCGCGAAGAAATTTGCCGCCGCCTGGCGCCCTACTATTACGGCGAAGAGGATGAAACGATTGAAGCAGTCGTCGGACGCGCGTTACTGGACAAGCGCTGGCGGCTGGCTGTTGCGGAATCGTGTACCGGCGGACTGATCAGCGCGCGCCTTACAGACGTGGCAGGCAGTTCCGCCTATACGACGCTGAATGTGGTGACCTACAGCAATGACGAAAAAACCCGCCTGCTGGGCGTGTCGCCGGAGATTCTCCTGGCCTGCGGAGCCGTCAGCGCCGAGACCGCCTGCGCCATGGCGCAAGGCGCGCGTCAGTTGGCGGGGGCTGACATTGGCATGGCCATCACCGGGATTGCCGGGCCGGGAGGGGGCTCGCCTGACAAACCCGTGGGGCTGGCCTGGATCGCCTGGTGCGGCCTGGGCGCCGCGCCCATCGCCCGCGAAATCCGCGTCAATCCGACTTACGCCCGCGCAGACGTTAAGCGCTGGTTTAGTCAGTACGCGCTGTTTTTCCTGTACCAGTATCTACGCGGGGAGCTGACGCCTGAGGCGTCGCGGGATTAA
- a CDS encoding tetratricopeptide repeat protein produces MTEFASDKLLLLPLVSASQEALVREFETLLVYSVMGRLALYTDARCQDLATKDDHVQLDPSAGYDDMAAELRQIARECGARFLLGGSLTLLFDDEAPERLEECRVTLRLFDAVENRFASEAPWTCRTFETTADPLQEAGPWLRPQFEEFCELVNAGFSLAYEALFAQSAQAASFCEPPVAASYEALRLLITADRLKGAPQEKIDAYQKAVQADPSLEAAYFNLGALYKAKGDYRQSVAHYRKALELSHGRPRLRAMYATEAGVCCALLGEYDPALQWWRRAIEIEPEYLAPYLNIAHHHEERDDLEQAEAYCLQAQAIRADDARPCYSLARVYCKRAQWAQAIDQYERQLRCDGEEGWPHNDIATCYLQLGDRAKARAHFERAAAIDPHGEPGLYAALLLSELTPSA; encoded by the coding sequence ATGACGGAATTCGCCTCCGATAAACTGTTGCTGCTGCCGCTGGTAAGCGCCTCGCAGGAGGCGCTCGTTCGCGAATTTGAAACCTTGCTGGTCTACAGCGTCATGGGCCGTCTGGCCCTCTACACTGACGCCCGCTGCCAGGATCTGGCGACCAAAGACGATCACGTTCAACTGGACCCCAGCGCCGGATACGACGACATGGCCGCCGAATTGCGCCAAATCGCGCGCGAGTGCGGCGCCCGCTTTCTGCTGGGCGGATCGCTGACGCTGCTCTTCGATGACGAGGCCCCCGAACGTCTCGAAGAGTGCCGCGTGACCTTGCGTCTGTTCGATGCCGTCGAAAACCGCTTTGCCAGCGAAGCCCCCTGGACCTGCCGCACATTTGAAACCACCGCCGACCCGCTGCAGGAAGCCGGTCCCTGGCTGCGCCCGCAGTTTGAAGAATTCTGCGAGCTGGTCAATGCCGGGTTCTCCTTAGCGTACGAGGCCCTGTTTGCGCAGTCGGCGCAGGCCGCTTCGTTTTGCGAGCCCCCTGTCGCCGCTTCTTACGAAGCCCTGCGCCTGCTGATCACTGCCGACCGCCTCAAAGGCGCGCCACAGGAGAAAATCGACGCGTATCAGAAAGCTGTTCAGGCCGATCCGTCGCTGGAGGCCGCGTATTTCAACCTCGGGGCGCTCTACAAGGCAAAAGGCGACTACCGCCAGAGCGTGGCCCATTACCGCAAGGCGCTGGAGCTGAGTCATGGCCGCCCGCGTCTGCGCGCGATGTACGCCACAGAGGCAGGCGTGTGCTGCGCGCTGCTCGGCGAGTATGATCCCGCGCTCCAGTGGTGGCGACGCGCCATTGAGATTGAGCCCGAGTATCTGGCTCCGTATCTGAATATCGCCCATCATCACGAAGAACGCGACGATCTTGAGCAGGCGGAAGCCTACTGCCTGCAAGCCCAAGCGATCCGCGCCGACGACGCGCGTCCCTGCTACAGTCTGGCGCGCGTCTATTGCAAGCGCGCGCAATGGGCTCAGGCCATCGATCAGTATGAGCGACAATTACGCTGCGACGGCGAAGAGGGCTGGCCGCATAACGATATTGCTACCTGCTACCTGCAATTGGGCGATCGGGCCAAAGCCCGCGCCCATTTTGAACGCGCCGCAGCGATTGATCCTCATGGCGAGCCCGGCTTGTATGCCGCCCTGCTGCTTTCAGAACTCACGCCTTCGGCATAA
- the lnt gene encoding apolipoprotein N-acyltransferase: MPSIKEAFRRGRKRGGAALTMPFYGALAGFTSAGWPLWPLAWIALIPLMRRLQTTPSDEGHRKTLARAAIAGAGFGFGYHLSALFWTNSLHPLTWLGLSLDQSRAAALGMWLTWATLGAFLWAILAMAHRAIAPPQARWTRRLAAALAWGAILLAYSALNELYPPWTLLCYGQAASPLALKLAGALQDASPWGFDALIVWVNAELARGWRLAQDRRYSGLRLAVISAALPALAAGSAIWPQTPTDGDLPTPLAVAQGNLSIETIRASSTLTEASEAAYLTPLKQARWPRGTLIALPEEGPAPEWISLRAPQRHEVARKWTELAKSRGWRIISGAATMDEGWTARYYNSVIQIDSRGGFQAFHKRRLVPIGESTPRLGGLLPENWLSEVMRVLGAPPYENLFAAGARDQTLLQENGESSSTNATRIGPLVCLELAYPQLSADERRAGARLLINVSNLGWFHGDRLMAAQFLAMGQFRAAENHLPLAIAANDGPSAIIDAQGRVLALAPSATATTLFAPGRLKQIPKQAPKQLQ; encoded by the coding sequence ATGCCCTCCATTAAAGAAGCTTTCAGGCGCGGGCGCAAGCGCGGGGGCGCGGCGCTGACGATGCCGTTTTACGGCGCGCTGGCCGGATTCACCTCGGCGGGATGGCCCTTGTGGCCGCTGGCGTGGATAGCGCTCATCCCGCTAATGCGGCGCTTACAGACGACGCCATCAGACGAGGGGCATCGCAAAACGCTCGCGCGCGCAGCAATTGCGGGCGCAGGCTTTGGCTTTGGCTATCATCTCAGCGCCCTGTTCTGGACAAACAGCCTGCATCCGCTTACCTGGCTTGGATTAAGCCTCGATCAAAGTCGCGCAGCGGCGCTGGGCATGTGGCTGACGTGGGCGACGCTGGGCGCGTTTCTCTGGGCCATCCTTGCCATGGCGCATCGCGCGATCGCCCCGCCTCAGGCGCGATGGACCCGCCGTCTGGCAGCCGCTCTGGCGTGGGGCGCGATACTACTTGCGTATAGCGCACTCAATGAGCTGTATCCGCCGTGGACGCTGCTCTGCTACGGACAGGCCGCCAGCCCGCTGGCGCTGAAACTGGCCGGCGCGCTTCAGGACGCCAGCCCTTGGGGGTTCGATGCGCTGATCGTCTGGGTCAACGCCGAACTGGCGCGAGGCTGGCGCCTTGCCCAAGACAGGCGATATTCGGGCCTGCGGCTCGCCGTTATCAGCGCGGCGCTGCCTGCGTTGGCCGCAGGGTCGGCGATCTGGCCGCAAACTCCCACAGACGGCGATTTACCGACCCCGCTGGCCGTGGCGCAGGGGAATCTATCCATTGAGACGATTCGCGCTTCCTCGACGCTGACAGAGGCGTCTGAGGCGGCCTATCTCACTCCCTTGAAACAGGCGCGCTGGCCGCGCGGAACCCTCATTGCCCTGCCGGAAGAAGGCCCCGCCCCGGAGTGGATCTCGTTGCGCGCGCCGCAGCGCCATGAGGTCGCCCGCAAATGGACGGAACTGGCAAAATCGCGCGGCTGGCGAATTATCAGCGGCGCCGCCACGATGGATGAGGGCTGGACGGCGCGTTATTACAATAGCGTCATTCAGATCGATTCGAGGGGCGGATTTCAGGCGTTTCACAAGCGGCGGCTTGTTCCTATCGGTGAATCGACGCCTCGGCTGGGCGGCCTGCTGCCCGAGAACTGGCTTTCTGAGGTGATGCGCGTTCTGGGCGCCCCCCCCTATGAGAATCTGTTTGCCGCCGGGGCGCGCGATCAGACGTTGCTTCAAGAAAATGGCGAATCGTCTTCCACAAACGCCACGCGCATCGGCCCGCTGGTCTGTCTGGAATTGGCCTATCCACAATTGTCAGCCGACGAGCGACGCGCCGGGGCGCGACTGCTGATTAACGTCAGCAATCTGGGCTGGTTCCACGGCGATCGGCTGATGGCGGCGCAATTTCTGGCGATGGGCCAATTCCGCGCCGCCGAAAATCATCTGCCGCTGGCGATCGCCGCCAATGACGGGCCGTCCGCCATTATCGACGCTCAGGGGCGCGTTCTGGCGCTGGCGCCTTCAGCGACGGCGACGACGCTTTTTGCGCCGGGCCGTCTAAAACAAATCCCAAAACAGGCGCCAAAACAGCTACAATAA
- the ruvC gene encoding crossover junction endodeoxyribonuclease RuvC, whose translation MKVLGIDPGLGVIGFGLVASEGPNHLQPRQWGTIQTSKDKPDAARLQEIHADLGGLLRELRPDAASVESIFFFKNAKTLVPVCQARGVILLTLQQAGVPYVEFTPMQVKQTICGYGKASKQDVQEMVKTLLQLDRIPRPDDAADALALAISYHHHAR comes from the coding sequence ATGAAGGTATTGGGCATTGATCCGGGTCTGGGCGTCATCGGCTTCGGGCTGGTGGCGTCCGAAGGCCCCAATCACTTGCAGCCGCGCCAATGGGGGACGATCCAGACGTCCAAGGATAAGCCGGACGCCGCGCGCCTGCAAGAAATCCACGCGGATCTCGGCGGCCTGCTGCGCGAATTGCGTCCCGATGCGGCGTCTGTCGAAAGCATCTTCTTCTTCAAGAACGCCAAGACGCTGGTGCCTGTCTGTCAGGCGCGCGGCGTGATTCTGCTGACGTTGCAGCAGGCGGGCGTGCCGTATGTTGAATTCACGCCGATGCAGGTCAAACAAACGATTTGCGGCTACGGCAAGGCCTCCAAGCAAGACGTACAGGAGATGGTCAAGACGCTGCTCCAGCTCGACCGCATCCCCCGGCCCGATGACGCGGCGGATGCGCTGGCGCTGGCGATCTCCTATCATCATCATGCGCGCTGA
- a CDS encoding S8 family serine peptidase — MMQSSESSHDAWASDVSGVMPDAFSAWQATAAFVDAMASLAPVALASPSSPNVSSGPVSPSPVPLAGAADNQWHLLSGAGYDMNVLQVWPDYTGAGVTVGIVDQGVEYTHPELSAHYNAAIDYDYVAGVADGSNKSTSQGHGTSVAGVINAANDGVGTTGIAYGATITSFRLLGGAGISGSMLSGALGQNVDISNNSWGYTQPFAADFFTSVSEGALRTAAQNNRGGLGTVFVFAAGNAGDGGDNANYHELQNSRFVACVAAGNENGTLAYFSTPGTPVLVTAPGTGIYTTDLTNGGYAAGNYASVQGTSFAAPAVSAVVALMLQANSALGYRDVQEILAYSAVNSHAASNTWEINGASNWNGGGAHVSENYGFGFVDALAAVRLAETWNVTQPIRGVYANETSVNANSGTLNAAITTNTPYHSVIHFNSGLNIDHVEIQLNLTHNRQQDLVISLTSPDGTNSLLFNRPPASNAYGALPTAYNSSWVMSSTHHWGEIGAGDWTLNITDQVGGYDGTLSNWTLTLFGDALSNDTTYYYTDELSVYAGADASRRTLIDATGNDTINAAAVTTASVINLNAGAASTVDGVTLSIQAGSVIENAIGGDANDVITGNYANNTLYGGRGNDVLDGGAGVDTLIGGKGDDIYYVDTLQDVVVENPGEGYDIIYSTLNTYVLSANVERLQFITGGSSITGSAGADTVYGTHGVNTINGMSGNDRLYGLGGNDTLIGGDGDDALSGDLGADTMIGGTGNDIYVVDNLGDTTVELSGEGVDTVKAYISWTLADNVENLDLQTSFNLNATGNALNNTLNGNSGANILTGGAGDDRLNGYAGADTLIGGAGNDLYAVDRSDDVVIEAAGEGFDIVNSSAATYTLPDNVEQLILLGAGHLNGVGNSGNNYLNGNSGNNILTGDAGADVLNGFGGADTLIGGTGNDTYVLNDALDTIIENAGEGVDTVNSLLASYTLGANLENLNLLAGMAQNGTGNELNNVLVGNTFANTLIGGAGSDVLNGRGGADTLSGGAGNDVYYVSGGAETLIENVGEGIDIVYSMVSWTLGDHFESLTLQGTANINATGNALNNTLLGNSGDNTLDGGDGADVLNGGAGINILRGGAGNDAYVVASVSDSVIENAGEGSDLISSSIAWTLGANVENLTLLGATALDGTGNELANILTGNSGNNTLTGLDGNDILNGGAGDDILFGGNGYDTLMGGAGDDTLSGGAGNDTYKLFTGAFGADTILDTAGIDVLNLIEYALSSIQSWGAVDSDANGFADRLAIDLGGGNSINVANFFDNGGAQLAGSGAMETILLSSGNLGFGDVKALVVS; from the coding sequence ATGATGCAATCATCAGAGTCTTCGCACGACGCCTGGGCGTCCGACGTATCGGGCGTGATGCCTGACGCATTCAGCGCGTGGCAGGCGACGGCGGCGTTTGTCGATGCCATGGCGAGCCTGGCGCCTGTTGCTCTGGCATCTCCCTCCTCTCCTAACGTATCTTCAGGCCCTGTCAGCCCGTCGCCTGTCCCGCTCGCAGGCGCGGCAGACAACCAGTGGCATTTACTGAGCGGCGCCGGCTACGATATGAACGTCCTGCAGGTCTGGCCCGATTACACCGGCGCGGGCGTCACCGTCGGCATTGTCGATCAGGGCGTCGAATATACGCACCCCGAGCTGTCGGCGCACTATAACGCCGCGATCGATTACGACTACGTCGCCGGGGTTGCCGACGGGAGCAATAAATCCACGTCGCAGGGACACGGAACGTCGGTCGCAGGCGTGATTAACGCCGCCAATGACGGCGTGGGAACCACCGGCATCGCTTACGGCGCGACGATTACCAGTTTTCGGCTGCTGGGCGGGGCGGGCATCAGCGGATCGATGCTGTCCGGGGCGCTGGGGCAGAACGTGGATATCTCCAACAACAGTTGGGGCTACACCCAGCCGTTTGCGGCGGATTTCTTCACCTCGGTCAGCGAAGGCGCCTTGCGGACGGCGGCTCAGAATAATCGCGGCGGGCTGGGAACCGTCTTCGTTTTTGCGGCGGGAAATGCGGGCGATGGGGGCGATAACGCCAATTATCACGAATTGCAGAATTCGCGCTTTGTCGCCTGCGTCGCGGCGGGCAACGAAAACGGGACGCTGGCCTATTTCAGCACGCCGGGAACCCCTGTGCTGGTGACGGCGCCGGGAACTGGCATCTATACCACCGATTTAACCAATGGCGGCTATGCCGCGGGCAATTACGCCTCGGTACAGGGGACGTCCTTTGCCGCGCCCGCTGTCTCGGCGGTGGTCGCGCTCATGCTCCAAGCCAATTCGGCGCTGGGGTACCGCGACGTACAGGAGATTCTCGCCTATAGCGCCGTTAACAGCCACGCGGCAAGCAATACGTGGGAAATCAACGGGGCGAGCAACTGGAATGGCGGCGGGGCGCACGTCAGCGAAAACTACGGATTTGGCTTTGTCGACGCGCTGGCCGCCGTACGTCTGGCGGAAACCTGGAACGTCACCCAGCCGATTCGAGGCGTTTATGCCAATGAAACCAGCGTCAACGCCAACTCCGGGACGCTCAATGCGGCGATTACCACCAACACGCCGTATCACAGCGTGATTCACTTCAACAGCGGGCTGAATATCGATCATGTCGAGATTCAACTCAACCTGACCCATAATCGCCAGCAGGATCTCGTCATTTCGCTGACCTCTCCGGATGGAACCAATAGCCTGCTATTTAACCGTCCGCCCGCCAGCAACGCCTATGGCGCGCTGCCGACGGCGTACAACAGCTCGTGGGTGATGTCGTCGACGCATCATTGGGGCGAAATCGGCGCGGGCGACTGGACGCTGAACATTACCGATCAGGTCGGCGGCTACGACGGCACGCTGTCGAACTGGACGCTAACGCTTTTTGGCGACGCGCTTTCCAACGACACCACGTATTACTATACCGATGAACTCAGCGTGTACGCCGGGGCAGACGCCTCGCGCCGGACTCTGATTGACGCGACCGGCAACGATACGATTAACGCCGCTGCGGTCACCACGGCCAGCGTGATTAACCTCAATGCGGGCGCAGCTTCGACCGTTGACGGCGTAACGCTCAGCATTCAGGCGGGCAGCGTGATTGAAAATGCCATCGGCGGCGACGCCAACGATGTGATCACGGGCAATTACGCCAATAATACGCTGTATGGCGGGCGCGGCAACGACGTTCTCGACGGCGGGGCCGGCGTGGATACGCTCATCGGCGGAAAAGGCGACGATATCTATTACGTCGACACCCTGCAAGACGTCGTGGTCGAAAATCCCGGCGAAGGCTACGACATCATCTATTCCACCCTCAATACCTACGTGTTGAGCGCCAACGTCGAGCGCTTGCAGTTCATCACCGGCGGATCCAGCATCACCGGCAGTGCGGGGGCTGATACGGTCTACGGCACGCATGGCGTCAATACCATCAACGGCATGAGCGGCAACGACCGGCTCTACGGGCTCGGAGGAAACGATACGCTCATCGGCGGAGACGGCGACGACGCCCTTAGCGGCGATCTCGGCGCCGATACGATGATCGGCGGAACCGGCAACGATATTTACGTGGTCGACAACCTCGGCGATACGACCGTCGAGCTGAGCGGCGAGGGCGTGGATACCGTCAAGGCGTATATCAGCTGGACGCTGGCCGATAACGTCGAAAATCTGGATCTGCAAACGAGCTTTAACCTGAATGCCACGGGCAACGCGCTGAATAACACCCTCAACGGCAACAGTGGGGCCAATATCCTCACCGGCGGCGCAGGAGACGACCGGCTCAACGGCTATGCGGGGGCCGATACGCTCATTGGCGGCGCGGGAAACGATCTTTACGCCGTTGACCGCAGCGATGACGTGGTCATCGAGGCCGCAGGCGAAGGCTTCGATATCGTTAATTCCTCGGCGGCGACCTACACGCTGCCCGATAACGTCGAGCAGCTCATCCTGCTGGGAGCGGGGCATCTCAATGGCGTCGGCAACAGCGGCAATAACTATCTCAACGGCAACAGCGGCAATAACATTCTGACCGGCGACGCAGGCGCCGACGTTCTGAATGGCTTCGGGGGCGCGGATACGCTCATTGGCGGGACGGGCAACGATACGTATGTTTTGAACGACGCGCTGGATACCATTATCGAGAACGCAGGCGAAGGCGTCGATACCGTGAATTCCCTGCTGGCGTCGTATACGCTGGGCGCGAATCTCGAAAACCTCAATCTCCTGGCGGGAATGGCCCAAAACGGAACCGGCAACGAGCTGAATAATGTTCTGGTGGGCAATACGTTCGCCAACACCCTGATCGGTGGCGCGGGAAGCGATGTTCTTAACGGTCGCGGCGGGGCGGATACGCTCTCAGGCGGCGCGGGGAATGACGTCTATTACGTCAGCGGCGGCGCCGAAACCCTGATCGAGAACGTCGGCGAAGGAATTGATATCGTCTACAGCATGGTTTCGTGGACGCTGGGCGATCACTTTGAATCCCTGACGCTTCAAGGAACCGCCAACATCAACGCGACCGGCAACGCGCTGAATAACACCCTGCTGGGCAATAGCGGCGACAATACGCTCGATGGCGGCGACGGCGCGGATGTTCTCAATGGCGGCGCGGGCATTAATATTCTGCGCGGGGGCGCGGGCAATGACGCCTACGTGGTCGCCAGCGTTTCTGATAGCGTGATTGAAAACGCGGGCGAAGGAAGCGATCTCATCAGCAGCTCGATCGCGTGGACGCTGGGCGCAAACGTCGAAAATCTCACCCTGCTGGGCGCAACGGCGCTCGATGGAACCGGCAACGAGCTGGCCAATATTCTCACCGGCAACAGCGGCAATAATACGCTGACGGGGCTGGACGGAAACGATATTCTCAATGGCGGCGCGGGAGACGATATCCTGTTTGGCGGAAACGGCTACGATACGCTGATGGGCGGCGCTGGCGACGACACCTTGAGCGGTGGCGCAGGAAACGATACTTATAAGCTCTTTACCGGCGCGTTCGGCGCGGATACGATTCTGGATACGGCGGGCATCGACGTGCTGAATCTCATTGAGTACGCCCTCAGCTCGATTCAGTCATGGGGCGCGGTCGATAGCGACGCCAACGGCTTTGCGGATCGCCTCGCCATCGATCTGGGCGGCGGGAACAGCATCAATGTCGCCAATTTCTTCGACAACGGCGGCGCGCAACTGGCCGGGAGCGGGGCGATGGAAACCATCCTGCTCTCCAGCGGCAATCTGGGCTTTGGCGACGTGAAGGCGCTGGTGGTCAGCTAG
- a CDS encoding dienelactone hydrolase family protein gives MSVPIIADWRELYASDGSAPDSAPMEAYWARPRDGAPGPGVVVLMEVFGVNAHICAICERLAGEGYSALAVNYYHRTTPNRPLDYSEASLAEGRAHKDQTTAAGLLADVQAAIAFLQAQPETAPRDRVGVLGFSFGGHAAFLAATLPEVAACVSFCGGGIPAFRPGGGPPTLTDVPRIGGELLCLFGDADPLIPPSQVEAIGAALRQAGVRHEIICYAQAGHGFHRDGQPDFKPDAARDAWRRTLRLFQSALGPIPRVRV, from the coding sequence ATGAGCGTCCCCATTATCGCCGACTGGCGCGAATTATACGCGAGCGACGGCAGCGCGCCCGATTCTGCGCCGATGGAAGCCTACTGGGCCCGCCCGCGCGACGGCGCGCCGGGGCCGGGCGTTGTCGTCCTGATGGAAGTCTTCGGCGTTAACGCCCATATCTGCGCCATCTGCGAGCGTCTGGCGGGCGAAGGCTACTCGGCGCTTGCGGTCAACTATTATCACCGCACGACGCCCAATCGCCCGCTTGATTACAGCGAGGCCAGCCTCGCCGAAGGCCGTGCGCACAAGGACCAGACCACGGCGGCAGGCCTGCTGGCCGATGTGCAGGCGGCGATTGCCTTTTTGCAGGCCCAACCCGAGACCGCCCCGCGCGATCGCGTGGGCGTGCTGGGCTTTTCTTTTGGCGGTCATGCGGCGTTTCTGGCGGCGACGCTGCCAGAAGTTGCTGCTTGCGTCTCGTTCTGCGGCGGCGGGATTCCTGCGTTTCGTCCTGGAGGCGGCCCACCGACGCTGACTGACGTCCCGCGCATTGGGGGAGAGCTGCTATGCCTGTTTGGCGACGCGGATCCGCTGATTCCGCCGTCGCAGGTTGAAGCCATCGGTGCGGCCCTGCGTCAGGCAGGCGTTCGCCATGAGATTATTTGCTACGCGCAGGCAGGCCATGGGTTTCACCGCGACGGGCAGCCTGATTTCAAACCGGACGCGGCGCGGGATGCCTGGCGTCGTACGCTGCGACTGTTTCAGTCGGCCCTGGGGCCAATCCCGCGCGTTCGGGTTTGA
- a CDS encoding pantoate--beta-alanine ligase: MELLTHPDACRLWRRQLAAGETLALVPTMGALHQGHGALIRMARAQADVVAVSIFVNPLQFGPGEDFQRYPRPQQADLAFCQSLGVNAVFAPSPQAMYPRGMAACTRVAPPPDLSDRLCGASRPGHFTGVATVVLKLLALFSPDMAVFGEKDAQQYAILARMAADLDLDARLIRHPVVREADGLAMSSRNRYLSAPQQREAALSLSRILFWLRDAWRQAGEPSQSRLSAPDAFAEACQRETRDGFTLEYLEAVDDEDFTPSETLRAGVRLLIAGRVGDVRLIDTLLLSASA, from the coding sequence ATGGAGTTACTCACGCATCCCGACGCCTGTCGTCTGTGGCGTCGCCAATTGGCCGCAGGCGAAACGCTGGCGCTGGTTCCGACCATGGGCGCGCTGCACCAGGGCCATGGCGCGTTGATTCGCATGGCCCGCGCGCAAGCCGACGTGGTGGCGGTCAGCATCTTTGTGAATCCGCTGCAATTTGGCCCCGGCGAAGATTTCCAGCGCTACCCGCGCCCGCAGCAAGCCGATCTGGCGTTTTGCCAGTCGCTAGGCGTCAACGCCGTCTTTGCTCCCAGCCCGCAGGCGATGTATCCGCGCGGGATGGCGGCCTGTACGCGCGTCGCGCCGCCGCCCGACCTCAGCGATCGCCTGTGCGGGGCCTCGCGTCCGGGGCATTTTACCGGCGTAGCCACCGTCGTCCTTAAGTTATTGGCCCTGTTTTCGCCGGATATGGCCGTCTTCGGCGAGAAAGACGCGCAGCAGTATGCGATTCTGGCGCGCATGGCCGCCGATCTGGATCTCGACGCGCGCCTGATTCGGCATCCGGTCGTGCGAGAAGCCGACGGGCTCGCGATGAGTTCGCGCAATCGCTACCTGAGCGCACCCCAGCAGCGAGAAGCCGCCCTGTCTTTATCGCGTATTCTGTTTTGGCTGCGCGACGCCTGGCGTCAGGCAGGCGAGCCGTCGCAGAGCCGCCTGTCGGCCCCCGACGCCTTTGCTGAGGCCTGTCAGCGCGAAACGCGCGACGGCTTTACGCTGGAATATCTCGAAGCCGTCGACGACGAAGATTTCACCCCGAGCGAGACGCTACGGGCGGGCGTGCGTCTGCTGATCGCCGGACGAGTCGGCGACGTTCGCCTGATTGACACGCTGCTGCTCTCTGCCTCTGCGTGA
- a CDS encoding NAD(P)H-dependent oxidoreductase: MPSILTILGHPLADSYGAALAEAYTQGAQAAGARVTILRLGELAFDARRHPHRPPSEGLEGDLATAREAMARADFWRIVFPVWSGTYPALMKAFFDCALGEDFAFERDAASGRLRPLLRGKTAGLIATMNTPPWLYRWALADCGLSALRRCALGVCGVKTLDTTRIGPIRTLSDAARGRWLARVEALGRADAHRLAKNV, from the coding sequence ATGCCGTCGATTTTAACGATTCTGGGTCACCCGCTCGCCGACAGTTACGGCGCGGCGCTGGCTGAGGCCTATACGCAGGGCGCTCAGGCCGCTGGAGCGCGCGTGACCATCCTGCGACTCGGCGAGCTGGCCTTTGACGCGAGGCGACATCCCCATCGCCCGCCGTCTGAGGGCCTGGAAGGCGATTTGGCGACGGCCCGCGAGGCTATGGCGCGCGCTGACTTCTGGCGCATCGTGTTTCCCGTCTGGAGCGGGACGTATCCGGCCTTGATGAAGGCGTTTTTCGATTGCGCGCTGGGCGAAGACTTCGCCTTTGAGCGCGATGCGGCCTCCGGGCGCTTGCGTCCGCTCTTGCGCGGTAAAACCGCCGGTCTTATCGCCACGATGAACACGCCTCCCTGGTTGTATCGCTGGGCCTTGGCCGATTGCGGCCTGTCTGCGCTGCGTCGGTGCGCCTTGGGCGTGTGCGGCGTGAAGACGCTCGACACGACGCGCATTGGCCCGATTCGCACGCTTTCTGATGCGGCGCGCGGGCGCTGGCTGGCGAGGGTTGAGGCGCTGGGCCGCGCGGACGCCCATCGTCTGGCGAAAAACGTCTGA